The Gadus macrocephalus chromosome 21, ASM3116895v1 genome has a segment encoding these proteins:
- the cep170bb gene encoding centrosomal protein of 170 kDa protein B isoform X2, whose protein sequence is MSVTSWFLVSSSGTRHRLPRELIFVGREDCELMLQSRSVDKQHAVINYNPATDQHLVKDLGSLNGTFVNDLRIPEQTYFTLKLSDIVRFGYDTHVYTLEKSQHIVPEEALKHEKYTSQLQMGKHAETEDRPRPEKPERTKTQTRIQNTSQTPTPSQTPTPSQTPSQTPDCPGPRPTPLYGQPSWWGEEDMCSDGLHPEAQNPELCDFRENQAGFPGYHREASYFEIPTKDFHQHPKSPEAELHEVPTKDTDTPLATPTAPAQAPPSPPTPTPPVVQSHASFTIEFDDFTPGKIKIKDHVTKFTSRQRKQQALHLKAPVGAPVDLMSAESKVADWLVHSDVSMMKKRPTCEDVYSTKSDQAINTKTLKGHHHEDGTQSDSEEPVLVGRRSKSNHSVQTDQSEVSQQTVKSGQSVCSQQAVPMPAVVSPSFPDSLSQSPPQSPPQTPIQEPPTQVSPDHGSPSQGSPSQTSTPGPPEHLSQQAFIIEFFDDNPRKKRSQSFTHTPAQADSYSALKAKMERRKGSERPASVHGHLPATQQVTVPLKTQGHGTPQRSSSLKREKTEGDVLASATPRAPPTRPFGSVGKKSKLVQEFAAEFLKDSGGPPSPTRDRPGPPPMSAPPVMVSPACMHLPSPQESPKTPTPASYPSSPAPPVPVSSTLTPTPTRSTLAGSLGPPASPARQPGPAQAAMLPPGLVRGLDPRTQRVGRNEEDDSLSDAGTYTIETECHDTEVEEARNMIDQVFGVLDSPEYSGVNSSVYRPVINEGKDEHTSLEIDGSAVDPMHGFNPATISGTTTGPVQVPPANAAGMEGPKWVSRWASLADSYAEGASPPSVGESLDDSRYLSSRSVMSQPESECSQVSRTKRLLPQVPPGERMDGSTPSILIQQDSYPGPETLDREARATCPPESGQLLSIRDDVDPDSLSDTSRSDDGQERAHRTKAKTTAKASSRAPVPQVRPSERVSPSPSTKSTCFYIGSDSPGKADPPRSLKEAPSKNPPTTVLIRHLSGHEPRRTSVKPNSSAPNLQLQDKDSVPTKDGAIVRQESFTKERQSDTVQKKKLPHISSHPSIRDMEQRKEAAPDVFFKESEGPLFHSSGSGRSSKKGGSSSHMGDSLSGESDVDTASTVSQVSNKNTPVTSVSKKRSVISGLQKEKSSSSPSIQEKGRQLSARERLSEKRRGQVGSDASGGKAEAAKRFHMRRSAGNRGSLDLSEGQPGQSHGDNVSSDHEAGSRTSGRTKKLTAPLQKEDNGKTSKTAAQQVLTRSNSLSAPRPTRASMLRRARLGETSDNEGAETDRGSQNSDHVGAASKGSAEKKLSRLDILAMPRKRAGSFTTPSDNEAGPPPAGRNSYSGREPGGSNRKSSVGDARQAAAKGSGAAAKQTAGRTRSNGTKYSGTASRRRQKGSDYSSSSEEEYETSPGTSKPRRSSQPSAPSQPHRGRTAPSRPKSISVETEDDDPQTDVDPYQNWTTHSAEIAKLSHDLAKDLAILAREINDVAGDGDPPVAIAGTPISSPSSQPNTPASPISSREELVQHLPEASLNYQKVPPGCTSVLDANMNEAEPGSKQRRPWNRQEVILDNLMLNPVSQLSQAIRENTEQLAEKMKVLFHNKAEVWEEIEAKINAENEIPILKTSNKEITSILQELRRVQRQLEVINTIVEPSSLQVGALGPTSTSQPRPSARDKKPTSRPLGDRTRGGPSSSNANESTKRSSRGAAGGGGGGHHMS, encoded by the exons ATGAGTGTGACCTCCTGGTTCCTGGTGAGCAGCTCTGGGACCCGCCACCGGCTGCCCAGGGAGCTCATCTTTGTTGGCCGTGAGGACTGTGAGCTAATGCTGCAG tcTCGCAGTGTGGACAAGCAGCATGCCGTCATCAACTATAACCCGGCGACAGACCAGCACCTGGTCAAGGACCTGGGCAGTCTCAACGGG ACGTTTGTGAACGACCTGCGGATCCCAGAGCAGACCTACTTCACCCTCAAGCTGTCGGACATCGTGCGCTTTGGATATG ATACCCATGTCTACACCCTGGAGAAGAGCCAGCACATAGTGCCAGAGGAGGCTCtgaag CATGAGAAGTACACCAGCCAGCTGCAGATGGGCAAACACGCCGAGACGGAGGACCGGCCCCGACCTGAGAAACCGGAGCGCACCAAGACCCAGACCCGTATCCAGAACACGAGCCAGACCCCGACCCCGAGCCAGACCCCGACCCCGAGCCAGACCCCGAGCCAGACCCCAG actgcCCAGGACCCCGGCCGACCCCCCTGTAtgggcagccatcttggtggggggaggaggacatgTGCAGCGATGGTCTTCACCCAG AGGCCCAGAACCCCGAGCTGTGTGACTTCAGGGAGAACCAGGCCGGGTTCCCCGGGTACCACCGCGAGGCCAGCTACTTCGAGATCCCCACCAAGGACTTCCACCAGCACCCCAAGTCCCCGGAGGCCGAGCTCCACGAGGTGCCCACCAAGGACACGGACACGCCCCTCGCCACGCCCACGGCCCCGgcccaggccccgccctccccgcccacccccacccctcccgtgGTCCAGAGCCACGCCTCCTTCACCATCGAGTTCGATGACTTCACGCCGGGGAAGATAAAGATCAAGGACCACGTGACCAAGTTCACGTCCCGCCAGCGGAAGCAGCAGGCGCTGCACCTGAAGGCCCCGGTGGGAGCGCCCGTGGACCTGATGTCCGCCGAGAGCAAGGTGGCCGACTGGCTGGTCCACAGTGACGTCAGCATGATGAAGAAGAGGCCCACCTGCGAGGACGTCTACAGCACCAAGAGCGACCAGGCCATCAACACCAAGACCctcaaag GTCACCACCACGAGGACGGCACCCAGAGCGACTCTGAGGAGCCCGTTCTCGTAGGGAGGCGGAGCAAGTCCAACCACTCGGTCCAGACCGACCAGTCCGAAGTGTCCCAGCAGACGGTCAAATCGGGTCAGTCCGTCTGCTCCCAGCAGGCGGTCCCCATGCCTGCTGTCGTCTCCCCGTCCTTTCCTGACTCGCTGTCCCAGAGCCCGCCGCAGAGCCCGCCGCAGACCCCCATCCAGGAGCCGCCCACCCAGGTGTCCCCAGACCACGGGTCCCCCAGCCAGGGGTCCCCCAGCCAGACCTCCACACCAGGGCCCCCGGAGCACCTCAGCCAGCAGGCCTTCATCATCGAGTTCTTCGACGACAACCCTCGTAAGAAGCGCTCCCAGTCCTTCACCCACACCCCGGCCCAGGCGGACTCCTACTCGGCCCTCAAGGCCAAGATGGAGCGCCGCAAAGGCAGCGAGCGGCCGGCCTCTGTCCACGGCCACCTCCCCGCCACCCAGCAGGTGACCGTTCCCCTGAAGACCCAGGGCCACGGGACCCCCCAGCGGTCCAGCTCTCTGAAGAGGGAGAAGACGGAGGGGGACGTGCTGGCCTCCGCCACCCCGCGCGCCCCCCCCACCAGACCCTTCGGCAGCGTGGGGAAGAAGTCCAAGCTGGTGCAGGAGTTTGCCGCCGAGTTCCTCAAGGACTCTGGGGGTCCGCCGTCTCCGACCAGGGACAGGCCGGGCCCTCCGCCCATGTCGGCCCCACCCGTCATGGTGTCCCCCGCCTGCATGCACCTCCCTTCCCCACAAGAAAGCCCCAAGACCCCCACCCCGGCCTCGTACCCCTCCTCGCCTGCTCCCCCTGTCCCCGTGTCCAGCACTCTGACCCCCACCCCTACGCGGAGTACCCTGGCCGGCTCTCTCGGCCCGCCCGCCTCTCCGGCCCGCCAGCCCGGCCCTGCCCAGGCCGCCATGCTCCCTCCGGGTCTAGTGCGGGGACTGGACCCCCGCACCCAGCGGGTGGGCCGGAATGAGGAGGACGACAGCCTGAGCGACGCGGGGACCTACACCATCGAGACCGAGTGCCACGacacagaggtggaggaggcccgCAACATGATAGACCAG GTGTTTGGTGTCCTGGACTCTCCAGAGTATAGTGGTGTAAACTCCTCTGTTTATAGGCCAGTCATTAATGAGGGGAAGGATGAGCACACTAGCCTTGAGATCGATGGTAGTGCTGTGGATCCAATGCATGGCTTTAACCCGGCCACTATCAGTGGCACCACAACCGGCCCGGTGCAG GTTCCTCCTGCTAACGCAGCAGGAATGGAGGGCCCAAAGTGGGTCTCTCGCTGGGCCAGTCTGGCAGACAGCTACGCTGAAGGGGCCTCGCCCCCCTCTGTTGGGGAATCTCTGGATG ATTCTCGCTACCTATCCAGCCGGTCAGTGATGAGCCAGCCAGAGTCCGAGTGCAGCCAGGTTTCCCGCACCAAGAGGCTGCTACCCCAGGTTCCTCCTGGGGAGAGAATGGACGGCAGCACCCCCAGCATCCTGATCCAGCAGGACTCTTACCCTGGACCAGAAACCCTGGACAGAGAAGCCAGGGCCACATGCCCTCCCGAATCTGGCCAGTTGCTTAGCATCAGAGACGACGTGGACCCGGACAGCCTGAGCGACACCAGCCGTTCGGACGATGGACAGGAGCGAGCTCACAGGACCAAGGCCAAGACCACGGCCAAGGCCTCGTCCAGAGCTCCTGTGCCTCAGGTCAGACCTTCAGAGAGGGTTTCTCCGTCCCCGTCCACCAAGTCCACCTGTTTCTACATCGGCTCCGACAGCCCAGGAAAGGCTGACCCACCCCGGAGCCTCAAAGAGGCCCCATCCAAGAACCCGCCCACCACCGTTCTGATTCGTCACTTGAGTGGCCACGAGCCCCGTAGGACGAGTGTCAAGCCCAACAGCTCGGCCCCCAACCTCCAATTACAGGACAAGGATTCTGTCCCCACGAAAGACGGCGCCATCGTCAGGCAAGAGAGCTTCACCAAAGAGCGCCAGAGCGACACGGTCCAGAAGAAGAAGCTCCCGCACATCTCCAGCCACCCGTCCATCAGGGACATGGAGCAGAGGAAGGAGGCCGCCCCAGACGTCTTCTTCAAGGAGTCCGAAGGCCCGCTCTTCCACTCCTCTGGGTCTGGCCGCAGCTCCAAGAAGGGCGGCTCCTCCAGCCACATGGGGGACTCTCTGTCCGGGGAGTCGGACGTGGACACGGCCAGCACCGTCAGCCAGGTGAGCAACAAGAACACACCGGTCACCTCCGTCTCCAAGAAGCGCTCGGTCATCAGCGGCCTGCAGAAGGAAAAGTCCTCTTCCAGCCCGTCCATCCAGGAGAAGGGGCGCCAGCTCTCCGCCCGCGAGCGCCTATCGGAGAAACGTCGGGGCCAGGTGGGGTCCGATGCGTCCGGCGGGAAGGCCGAGGCGGCCAAACGCTTCCACATGCGCCGCAGCGCCGGCAACCGGGGCTCCCTGGACCTCTCCGAGGGCCAGCCGGGGCAGAGCCACGGCGACAACGTCTCCTCGGACCACGAGGCCGGCTCTCGTACGTCCGGCCGCACTAAGAAGCTCACCGCCCCTCTGCAGAAGGAGGACAACGGCAAGACCTCCAAGACGGCGGCCCAGCAGGTCCTGACGCGGTCCAACAGCCTGTCGGCCCCGCGGCCCACCCGCGCCTCCATGCTCCGCCGCGCGCGCCTGGGCGAGACCTCGGACAACGAGGGCGCCGAGACGGACCGGGGGTCCCAGAACTCGGACCACGTGGGGGCGGCGTCCAAAGGCTCGGCGGAGAAGAAGCTCTCTCGGCTGGACATACTGGCCATGCCCCGCAAGAGGGCCGGCTCCTTCACCACGCCCAGCGACAACGAGGCCGGCCCGCCCCCCGCCGGGCGCAACAGCTACTCCGGGCGGGAACCCGGGGGCTCCAACAGGAAGTCGTCGGTGGGGGACGCCAGGCAAGCTGCCGCCAAAGGCTCTGGAGCCGCGGCGAAGCAGACCGCTGGCCGGACCCGGTCCAACGGAACTAAGTACTCTGGAACCG CCTCTCGCCGTAGGCAGAAGGGTTCGGACTACTCCTCTTCCTCGGAGGAGGAGTACGAGACCAGCCCCGGCACCTCTAAACCCCGACGCTCCTCCCAGCCCTCCGCCCCCTCGCAGCCTCACCGCGGGCGCACCGCCCCCTCCCGCCCCAAGTCCATCTCCGTGGAAACCGAGGACGACGACCCCCAGACCGACGTGGACCCTTACCAGAACTGGACAACGCACAGCGCTGAGATTGCAAA GCTCAGCCACGACCTGGCCAAAGACCTGGCCATCCTGGCGAGGGAGATCAACGACGTGGCCGGGGACGGGGACCCCCCCGTAGCCATCGCCGGGACCCCAATCTCCTCCCCAAGCTCCCAGCCCAACACCCCCGCCTCGCCCATCTCCTCCAGGGAAGAG CTGGTCCAACATCTCCCTGAGGCTAGTTTAAACTACCAGAAGGTTCCTCCAGGTTGCACCAGTGTCCTGGACGCAAACATGAATGAGGCGGAGCCAGGTTCTAAGCAGCGCCGTCCCTGGAACCGCCAAGAG GTGATCCTGGACAACCTGATGTTGAACCCCGTGTCTCAGCTCTCACAAGCCATCCGGGAAAACACTGAGCAACTCGCTGAGAAGATGAA GGTTCTCTTCCACAACAAGGCAGAGGTCTGGGAGGAGATCGAGGCTAAAATCAACGCTGAGAATGAAATCCCAATTCTGAAAACATCCAATAAG GAGATCACCTCCATTCTTCAGGAGCTCAGGAGAGTTCAGAGACAACTAGAGG TCATCAACACCATCGTGGAGCCCTCCAGCCTCCAGGTAGGGGCCCTGGGGCCCACGTCGACCAGCCAGCCGAGGCCCTCGGCGCGGGACAAGAAGCCGACCAGCCGGCCCCTGGGGGACCGGACCCGCGGGGGCCCCTCCTCGTCCAACGCCAACGAGAGCACCAAGCGGTCGTCCCGCGGGGCCGCCggcggaggcgggggagggCATCACATGTCCTGA
- the cep170bb gene encoding centrosomal protein of 170 kDa protein B isoform X1, protein MSVTSWFLVSSSGTRHRLPRELIFVGREDCELMLQSRSVDKQHAVINYNPATDQHLVKDLGSLNGTFVNDLRIPEQTYFTLKLSDIVRFGYDTHVYTLEKSQHIVPEEALKHEKYTSQLQMGKHAETEDRPRPEKPERTKTQTRIQNTSQTPTPSQTPTPSQTPSQTPDCPGPRPTPLYGQPSWWGEEDMCSDGLHPEAQNPELCDFRENQAGFPGYHREASYFEIPTKDFHQHPKSPEAELHEVPTKDTDTPLATPTAPAQAPPSPPTPTPPVVQSHASFTIEFDDFTPGKIKIKDHVTKFTSRQRKQQALHLKAPVGAPVDLMSAESKVADWLVHSDVSMMKKRPTCEDVYSTKSDQAINTKTLKGHHHEDGTQSDSEEPVLVGRRSKSNHSVQTDQSEVSQQTVKSGQSVCSQQAVPMPAVVSPSFPDSLSQSPPQSPPQTPIQEPPTQVSPDHGSPSQGSPSQTSTPGPPEHLSQQAFIIEFFDDNPRKKRSQSFTHTPAQADSYSALKAKMERRKGSERPASVHGHLPATQQVTVPLKTQGHGTPQRSSSLKREKTEGDVLASATPRAPPTRPFGSVGKKSKLVQEFAAEFLKDSGGPPSPTRDRPGPPPMSAPPVMVSPACMHLPSPQESPKTPTPASYPSSPAPPVPVSSTLTPTPTRSTLAGSLGPPASPARQPGPAQAAMLPPGLVRGLDPRTQRVGRNEEDDSLSDAGTYTIETECHDTEVEEARNMIDQVFGVLDSPEYSGVNSSVYRPVINEGKDEHTSLEIDGSAVDPMHGFNPATISGTTTGPVQVPPANAAGMEGPKWVSRWASLADSYAEGASPPSVGESLDDSRYLSSRSVMSQPESECSQVSRTKRLLPQVPPGERMDGSTPSILIQQDSYPGPETLDREARATCPPESGQLLSIRDDVDPDSLSDTSRSDDGQERAHRTKAKTTAKASSRAPVPQVRPSERVSPSPSTKSTCFYIGSDSPGKADPPRSLKEAPSKNPPTTVLIRHLSGHEPRRTSVKPNSSAPNLQLQDKDSVPTKDGAIVRQESFTKERQSDTVQKKKLPHISSHPSIRDMEQRKEAAPDVFFKESEGPLFHSSGSGRSSKKGGSSSHMGDSLSGESDVDTASTVSQVSNKNTPVTSVSKKRSVISGLQKEKSSSSPSIQEKGRQLSARERLSEKRRGQVGSDASGGKAEAAKRFHMRRSAGNRGSLDLSEGQPGQSHGDNVSSDHEAGSRTSGRTKKLTAPLQKEDNGKTSKTAAQQVLTRSNSLSAPRPTRASMLRRARLGETSDNEGAETDRGSQNSDHVGAASKGSAEKKLSRLDILAMPRKRAGSFTTPSDNEAGPPPAGRNSYSGREPGGSNRKSSVGDARQAAAKGSGAAAKQTAGRTRSNGTKYSGTASRRRQKGSDYSSSSEEEYETSPGTSKPRRSSQPSAPSQPHRGRTAPSRPKSISVETEDDDPQTDVDPYQNWTTHSAEIAKLSHDLAKDLAILAREINDVAGDGDPPVAIAGTPISSPSSQPNTPASPISSREERPHPYSPGVRPSQLVQHLPEASLNYQKVPPGCTSVLDANMNEAEPGSKQRRPWNRQEVILDNLMLNPVSQLSQAIRENTEQLAEKMKVLFHNKAEVWEEIEAKINAENEIPILKTSNKEITSILQELRRVQRQLEVINTIVEPSSLQVGALGPTSTSQPRPSARDKKPTSRPLGDRTRGGPSSSNANESTKRSSRGAAGGGGGGHHMS, encoded by the exons ATGAGTGTGACCTCCTGGTTCCTGGTGAGCAGCTCTGGGACCCGCCACCGGCTGCCCAGGGAGCTCATCTTTGTTGGCCGTGAGGACTGTGAGCTAATGCTGCAG tcTCGCAGTGTGGACAAGCAGCATGCCGTCATCAACTATAACCCGGCGACAGACCAGCACCTGGTCAAGGACCTGGGCAGTCTCAACGGG ACGTTTGTGAACGACCTGCGGATCCCAGAGCAGACCTACTTCACCCTCAAGCTGTCGGACATCGTGCGCTTTGGATATG ATACCCATGTCTACACCCTGGAGAAGAGCCAGCACATAGTGCCAGAGGAGGCTCtgaag CATGAGAAGTACACCAGCCAGCTGCAGATGGGCAAACACGCCGAGACGGAGGACCGGCCCCGACCTGAGAAACCGGAGCGCACCAAGACCCAGACCCGTATCCAGAACACGAGCCAGACCCCGACCCCGAGCCAGACCCCGACCCCGAGCCAGACCCCGAGCCAGACCCCAG actgcCCAGGACCCCGGCCGACCCCCCTGTAtgggcagccatcttggtggggggaggaggacatgTGCAGCGATGGTCTTCACCCAG AGGCCCAGAACCCCGAGCTGTGTGACTTCAGGGAGAACCAGGCCGGGTTCCCCGGGTACCACCGCGAGGCCAGCTACTTCGAGATCCCCACCAAGGACTTCCACCAGCACCCCAAGTCCCCGGAGGCCGAGCTCCACGAGGTGCCCACCAAGGACACGGACACGCCCCTCGCCACGCCCACGGCCCCGgcccaggccccgccctccccgcccacccccacccctcccgtgGTCCAGAGCCACGCCTCCTTCACCATCGAGTTCGATGACTTCACGCCGGGGAAGATAAAGATCAAGGACCACGTGACCAAGTTCACGTCCCGCCAGCGGAAGCAGCAGGCGCTGCACCTGAAGGCCCCGGTGGGAGCGCCCGTGGACCTGATGTCCGCCGAGAGCAAGGTGGCCGACTGGCTGGTCCACAGTGACGTCAGCATGATGAAGAAGAGGCCCACCTGCGAGGACGTCTACAGCACCAAGAGCGACCAGGCCATCAACACCAAGACCctcaaag GTCACCACCACGAGGACGGCACCCAGAGCGACTCTGAGGAGCCCGTTCTCGTAGGGAGGCGGAGCAAGTCCAACCACTCGGTCCAGACCGACCAGTCCGAAGTGTCCCAGCAGACGGTCAAATCGGGTCAGTCCGTCTGCTCCCAGCAGGCGGTCCCCATGCCTGCTGTCGTCTCCCCGTCCTTTCCTGACTCGCTGTCCCAGAGCCCGCCGCAGAGCCCGCCGCAGACCCCCATCCAGGAGCCGCCCACCCAGGTGTCCCCAGACCACGGGTCCCCCAGCCAGGGGTCCCCCAGCCAGACCTCCACACCAGGGCCCCCGGAGCACCTCAGCCAGCAGGCCTTCATCATCGAGTTCTTCGACGACAACCCTCGTAAGAAGCGCTCCCAGTCCTTCACCCACACCCCGGCCCAGGCGGACTCCTACTCGGCCCTCAAGGCCAAGATGGAGCGCCGCAAAGGCAGCGAGCGGCCGGCCTCTGTCCACGGCCACCTCCCCGCCACCCAGCAGGTGACCGTTCCCCTGAAGACCCAGGGCCACGGGACCCCCCAGCGGTCCAGCTCTCTGAAGAGGGAGAAGACGGAGGGGGACGTGCTGGCCTCCGCCACCCCGCGCGCCCCCCCCACCAGACCCTTCGGCAGCGTGGGGAAGAAGTCCAAGCTGGTGCAGGAGTTTGCCGCCGAGTTCCTCAAGGACTCTGGGGGTCCGCCGTCTCCGACCAGGGACAGGCCGGGCCCTCCGCCCATGTCGGCCCCACCCGTCATGGTGTCCCCCGCCTGCATGCACCTCCCTTCCCCACAAGAAAGCCCCAAGACCCCCACCCCGGCCTCGTACCCCTCCTCGCCTGCTCCCCCTGTCCCCGTGTCCAGCACTCTGACCCCCACCCCTACGCGGAGTACCCTGGCCGGCTCTCTCGGCCCGCCCGCCTCTCCGGCCCGCCAGCCCGGCCCTGCCCAGGCCGCCATGCTCCCTCCGGGTCTAGTGCGGGGACTGGACCCCCGCACCCAGCGGGTGGGCCGGAATGAGGAGGACGACAGCCTGAGCGACGCGGGGACCTACACCATCGAGACCGAGTGCCACGacacagaggtggaggaggcccgCAACATGATAGACCAG GTGTTTGGTGTCCTGGACTCTCCAGAGTATAGTGGTGTAAACTCCTCTGTTTATAGGCCAGTCATTAATGAGGGGAAGGATGAGCACACTAGCCTTGAGATCGATGGTAGTGCTGTGGATCCAATGCATGGCTTTAACCCGGCCACTATCAGTGGCACCACAACCGGCCCGGTGCAG GTTCCTCCTGCTAACGCAGCAGGAATGGAGGGCCCAAAGTGGGTCTCTCGCTGGGCCAGTCTGGCAGACAGCTACGCTGAAGGGGCCTCGCCCCCCTCTGTTGGGGAATCTCTGGATG ATTCTCGCTACCTATCCAGCCGGTCAGTGATGAGCCAGCCAGAGTCCGAGTGCAGCCAGGTTTCCCGCACCAAGAGGCTGCTACCCCAGGTTCCTCCTGGGGAGAGAATGGACGGCAGCACCCCCAGCATCCTGATCCAGCAGGACTCTTACCCTGGACCAGAAACCCTGGACAGAGAAGCCAGGGCCACATGCCCTCCCGAATCTGGCCAGTTGCTTAGCATCAGAGACGACGTGGACCCGGACAGCCTGAGCGACACCAGCCGTTCGGACGATGGACAGGAGCGAGCTCACAGGACCAAGGCCAAGACCACGGCCAAGGCCTCGTCCAGAGCTCCTGTGCCTCAGGTCAGACCTTCAGAGAGGGTTTCTCCGTCCCCGTCCACCAAGTCCACCTGTTTCTACATCGGCTCCGACAGCCCAGGAAAGGCTGACCCACCCCGGAGCCTCAAAGAGGCCCCATCCAAGAACCCGCCCACCACCGTTCTGATTCGTCACTTGAGTGGCCACGAGCCCCGTAGGACGAGTGTCAAGCCCAACAGCTCGGCCCCCAACCTCCAATTACAGGACAAGGATTCTGTCCCCACGAAAGACGGCGCCATCGTCAGGCAAGAGAGCTTCACCAAAGAGCGCCAGAGCGACACGGTCCAGAAGAAGAAGCTCCCGCACATCTCCAGCCACCCGTCCATCAGGGACATGGAGCAGAGGAAGGAGGCCGCCCCAGACGTCTTCTTCAAGGAGTCCGAAGGCCCGCTCTTCCACTCCTCTGGGTCTGGCCGCAGCTCCAAGAAGGGCGGCTCCTCCAGCCACATGGGGGACTCTCTGTCCGGGGAGTCGGACGTGGACACGGCCAGCACCGTCAGCCAGGTGAGCAACAAGAACACACCGGTCACCTCCGTCTCCAAGAAGCGCTCGGTCATCAGCGGCCTGCAGAAGGAAAAGTCCTCTTCCAGCCCGTCCATCCAGGAGAAGGGGCGCCAGCTCTCCGCCCGCGAGCGCCTATCGGAGAAACGTCGGGGCCAGGTGGGGTCCGATGCGTCCGGCGGGAAGGCCGAGGCGGCCAAACGCTTCCACATGCGCCGCAGCGCCGGCAACCGGGGCTCCCTGGACCTCTCCGAGGGCCAGCCGGGGCAGAGCCACGGCGACAACGTCTCCTCGGACCACGAGGCCGGCTCTCGTACGTCCGGCCGCACTAAGAAGCTCACCGCCCCTCTGCAGAAGGAGGACAACGGCAAGACCTCCAAGACGGCGGCCCAGCAGGTCCTGACGCGGTCCAACAGCCTGTCGGCCCCGCGGCCCACCCGCGCCTCCATGCTCCGCCGCGCGCGCCTGGGCGAGACCTCGGACAACGAGGGCGCCGAGACGGACCGGGGGTCCCAGAACTCGGACCACGTGGGGGCGGCGTCCAAAGGCTCGGCGGAGAAGAAGCTCTCTCGGCTGGACATACTGGCCATGCCCCGCAAGAGGGCCGGCTCCTTCACCACGCCCAGCGACAACGAGGCCGGCCCGCCCCCCGCCGGGCGCAACAGCTACTCCGGGCGGGAACCCGGGGGCTCCAACAGGAAGTCGTCGGTGGGGGACGCCAGGCAAGCTGCCGCCAAAGGCTCTGGAGCCGCGGCGAAGCAGACCGCTGGCCGGACCCGGTCCAACGGAACTAAGTACTCTGGAACCG CCTCTCGCCGTAGGCAGAAGGGTTCGGACTACTCCTCTTCCTCGGAGGAGGAGTACGAGACCAGCCCCGGCACCTCTAAACCCCGACGCTCCTCCCAGCCCTCCGCCCCCTCGCAGCCTCACCGCGGGCGCACCGCCCCCTCCCGCCCCAAGTCCATCTCCGTGGAAACCGAGGACGACGACCCCCAGACCGACGTGGACCCTTACCAGAACTGGACAACGCACAGCGCTGAGATTGCAAA GCTCAGCCACGACCTGGCCAAAGACCTGGCCATCCTGGCGAGGGAGATCAACGACGTGGCCGGGGACGGGGACCCCCCCGTAGCCATCGCCGGGACCCCAATCTCCTCCCCAAGCTCCCAGCCCAACACCCCCGCCTCGCCCATCTCCTCCAGGGAAGAG AGGCCACATCCATACTCTCCAGGGGTCCGACCATCTCAG CTGGTCCAACATCTCCCTGAGGCTAGTTTAAACTACCAGAAGGTTCCTCCAGGTTGCACCAGTGTCCTGGACGCAAACATGAATGAGGCGGAGCCAGGTTCTAAGCAGCGCCGTCCCTGGAACCGCCAAGAG GTGATCCTGGACAACCTGATGTTGAACCCCGTGTCTCAGCTCTCACAAGCCATCCGGGAAAACACTGAGCAACTCGCTGAGAAGATGAA GGTTCTCTTCCACAACAAGGCAGAGGTCTGGGAGGAGATCGAGGCTAAAATCAACGCTGAGAATGAAATCCCAATTCTGAAAACATCCAATAAG GAGATCACCTCCATTCTTCAGGAGCTCAGGAGAGTTCAGAGACAACTAGAGG TCATCAACACCATCGTGGAGCCCTCCAGCCTCCAGGTAGGGGCCCTGGGGCCCACGTCGACCAGCCAGCCGAGGCCCTCGGCGCGGGACAAGAAGCCGACCAGCCGGCCCCTGGGGGACCGGACCCGCGGGGGCCCCTCCTCGTCCAACGCCAACGAGAGCACCAAGCGGTCGTCCCGCGGGGCCGCCggcggaggcgggggagggCATCACATGTCCTGA